The genomic window CTCGCCTTCGAGCAGGGCTTCTTCAATCATGGTGTCCTCAGTTCTTTGTTACCAATGTTCCGATATTTTCTCCGCGCAGTGCACGGGTGACGTTTCCAGGTTCCACCATGCCAAAGACGCGCATTGTCATTCCATTATCTTGACACAGCGAGAATGCCGCGGCGTCAACCACGCGCAGGCCGTCACGAAGTGCCTCTTCGTAAGTGAGGTGATCGAGCTTCACCGCCGTTGGATCCGTGCGCGGATCGGCGCTGTAGACGCCGTCCACGCCATTCTTGCCAACCAGGAGCTCGTCGCATCCCAGTTCGAGGGCGCGTTGGGCGGAAACCGTGTCGGTGGAGAAATAGGGCATACCCGCCCCTGCGCCGAAGATGACGACTCGGCCTTTCTCCAGGTGGCGGATTGCGCGCAACGGGATGTACGCCTCCGCCACCTGCGCCATCGTGATCGCTGTTTGGACACGGGAGGGAACCCCTGCACTCTCGAGGATGTCTTGAAGCGCAACAGCGTTGATGACGGTCCCTAACATCCCCATGTAATCTGCACGCGCGCGATCCATACCCGCTTCCTGCAGTTCTGCGCCACGGAAGAAGTTCCCGCCGCCGACGACGATACCGACCTGGACGCCGTCCTTGACCGCCTCCGCGATCTCCCCCGCCACTCGGGTGAGAACCGAGGTGTCAAGCCCAACCTCCCCACCTCCAAAGACTTCTCCGGAGAGCTTAAGGAGGACGCGACGACGCCGTTCGGGCTGATCCATGGTGAAACCTTTCTTCTCGTTGATCGAAGTTTACCGCATTCGGCCGAAGTTCGAATCTCGCCCGAAAAGTCGGTCAAGTTCGCGCCGCTCGCGCTTGGTGGGGCGCCCCGCGCCGCGTTCGCGCTGCATGACGGGAAGATAGACTTTGGGCCGTTCTGGAGTGAGATCTGTATAGGCTTCTCGGGCAACCGGCGCTCCCACGCGTTTAGCGATGAGCTTTTCCACTTTGAGGATTCGATCCCAGCCCTGCACCCGGTAGCGCACGACGTCGCCTGTCTTCACCTTTGCGGCAGCCTTGGCCGGCTCATCGTTGATACGCACATGCCCTGCTCGGCACGCAGCTGTTGCGGCCGAGCGCGTCTTCGTTTGCCGGACGGCCCATAGCCACTGGTCAATGCGTACCTGTTCCATATCCCCAGCTTATCGAATGGTGCCGATTGCCACTCACCAGCGGTGACCTAAGGCACTGCTGGTTTGAGGAGTATCGACAGTAGAATGGTGCGGGCGACGCGCTCAACGGCCTATTTTCACAGAAGGAATTGATGTCACCTCACGCTATCAGACAACCCAATCAGCCTACCGAGAATCCGCGTTATATCCGTGTTGCCGGGTCGGATCGTACATACGACCGCAACAAACTACTCGTGGTATTGCTTCTACCACTCATGATGACCTTGCTTCAGGTCTCTTCGGTCAACAACATATTGACATCGCTTGCTCGCGCACTCAGCGCCTCAGATTCCCAAATTCAATGGGTATTATCCGGATATGCCCTCGCTGTCGGCATCGTTCTCGTGCCGGCCGGCCGACTCGGCGATATGTTTGGCCGTTCCTCCGCGTTCATCGTCGGTATGGCCATCTTTACGTTGTCTTCTCTTTTCGTCGGGTTATCATCGGACCCAACATTACTTAGCTCTATGCGTATAATCCAGGGAGCCGGCGCAGGTATTCTCGCCCCGCAAACGACTGGGCTCATCCAGCGTTACTTCGTCGGTCAGGCGCGGGCGAAGGCCTTTGCCCTCTTCGGCCTCGTCGTGTCGATGTCCGTGGCGGCAGGCCCGCTCATGTCCGGTGGGCTCGTGGGCATCCTAGGTGAGGATCTCGGCTGGCGATGGTCTTTCATCATCAATTTCCCCATCGGCGTCGGCGGTCTGCTCCTGGCCATCTTGTGGCTGCCCTTCGGCAACGAGCACCGCCACGTGGGTATAAATCGCGCCGCGGCTCGTAGTGAGTACATCGAGATGCAGCAACGCGAGGGTCGCTTCTACAGGCGTCCTAAGATTGATCTCGATCCCCTGGGAATGGTCCTCCTCGCCCTGTCGGTCCTAGGGATTATGCTGCCCTTCATGTCCACGGGTTGGGTTTTTGCCTGGGTGCTACTGCCGGCCGGCTGTATGCTTCTGTGCCTTTGGGTCGCCTGGGAGGCCTCCTACAAGAAGCGCGGCCACGAACCCATGGTCGACCTCGGGCTTTTCTCTATCCGCACTTTTTCGTGGTCAAGCGCTGTTTCAGCTTTCGTGTTCCTTGGCACTACATCATTTTTCGTCATCCTTGCAATGTTTCTTCAGCGTGCTATCAATGTGAGTGCACTGGAGGTCGGGCTTGTGACTCTCCCAAACGCACTCATGTCAGCTTACGCCGCAATGTGGGCAGGCAAGCGCGCGTTATTACAAGGAAGAAGCTTGCAGGTCTTCGCATTTCTACTCATGCTTGCAGGTGTCGTTGGCGCAGGCTGTACGGTATGGACAATCCAGCATGGTTTTTCGCACTGGTGGCTCATGCTACCTGTAGCCATCCTCGGCTTTGGGCAAGGCGTCATGGGTTCGGCCAATCAGACCCAAGCCATGCTTGATATCCCTGCAGAACATGGTGGCACTGCGGGTGGTATCATCCAGACGGTCCAGCGCATTACCACGGCGATCGGCATCGCGATGATCACTGGGGTCTTTTTCTGGATCCAGCGCAGCTATGGAGATACACAAGGTTCATATGTTGCCGTCTACATAGTATGTGTACTTATCATGCTGACCCTATTCTTCGGCCTCGTCGCAGCTGTCATGTTCTGGCGCGAAGGACGCAAGAGGCGCTGAGCGCTCGCGGCCCGGCATTCCGACAGTTCTTTTGAGATTTTGGCCTATTTGGCGAGAGCCTGTCGACAGTTCTTTTGAAAAGGCCACCGATTCATATACGGGCCTGGTGGAGCCCATATTCATGTTTTCTGCCGGGCGCCCGGCTGGACGAAGTGCTGACAGCTCCCGGCCTGCTGACAGCTCTCGGCCTGCTGACAGGGCGTCTAGGCGGCTGGCAGCGCGCCTGGCCGGAGACCCGGCCCAGGCGGGCCTGCCGAAACCTTCTTAAGCTGCTTGCCGCTGTATCAATCTGCTGCACATTACTACAGCGCCAAGCACTTTACTGCAGCGCCGGCCAAACAGCTCCAGCCTGGACACCCCAGCCCAAGCAACCAGCACCCCGGAATCAACCACCATCAAACCGACACACAAAAAGTTGACAAGCATCGTGGCAGCCACATTAATGCAAGCGGCGGCACCGGATCGTCAGCCTTCGCGGTATTCGACCCCCATCCCGCCCTCGGGGTAAACCCACCGCAGGGTGCCCGGATCAGCGACGGCGAGGCAGGTACCGCACTCGAGACAGCCGGCAAATTCAACCGAAATGGTGCCATCTGCTTCTTCGGAATACACATGCGCAGGGCATACAGCGACGAGGCGCTTGCCCGTGCCCGTCCTCCTCGCTAGTTCCTGGTTGACTTCGATGTGCGGGGTGGAATCCGTGTGGAAGACGTTCTTCAGCAGCCGCTCGTTGACGGAGCCCGGATTGAAAGCCATCTTTTCCTTCCTCTAGAGCGCGCGCAGGGCGTTGTAGCCAGTCTTCGCTAGCTCACTGAGCCGGACGGGTGAGTTCTTCACGACGTCGAGCACAACCTTCGCCAGGCGTTTGCGCGGGGTGAGGTCGTGGTTGTAGACGCCGTAAAAGATGTCCGCAGCCAGCTGCCCGGCTCGCCCGAAGATGATCGGGTCATTTTCTAGGAAGGCCGGGGCGTGCCTATACGTGTGCATATCCTTGCCCACGAAGGTCTTGCTGTATTCCGCAACATAGGCCTGCAGGGTCAGGCGCGACCAATCGCCCTTGTCAAGCGCCGCATCGACGGCTTTCGCTGCGGCCAGCGCAGAGCCTGCCGCCAGATCCATTCCGCGCACTGTCAGCCCCGTATTTAGCGTGAAACCTGCGGCGTCGCCGATGAGAATCAGGCCGTCGTGAACGATACCCTCCTGCATCACCTCGCCACCTTCGGCCACGAGGTGGCACCCATATTCGAGGAGCTCGCCGTCTTTCAGGAAGGGAGCCGTAAAGGGATGACGCAGGAGATGGTCGTGGATGTCGGAGGAGGCCAGGCCGGACTCGGTGAGTTTTTCCAGCATGAGAACCACACCGATCGAGACCGAATCCCTGTTTGTGTACATGAAGCCACCGCCCGGTACGCCCATGGTCGCGTCCCCCACGAGCGCGTAAGCCGCGCCTTCGCCACCGGTGAGGTTGAAACGCTCGCGCACCGCTTCCTCGCCAATCTTGATGACCGACTTCACTCCGAGCCCGAGGTGCTTCACAGGCTGCTTGGGACGCACGCCCGCCTCCTGGGCGAGGAAGGAGTTGACACCGTCGGCGGCGATGATCACCTTGGCCGTCATCTCTTCGCCACCGGCCGCGATACCATAAAAGTGCGTATCCCCGCGCAGCAACCGGTCGACTTTGATGCCGCTGACCACGGAGACGCCTGCCTCCTCGGCCTGCGCAGCCAACCACGGATCGAGACGCGCCCGGAGCACAGACACGGCGTTGACCGGGCTCGCCAGACGCTGATCCCAGTAGTCGACGTTGAGCGCAGACGTGGCGTTGAGCAAACTGAGCGTATTGCGGGTAATGACGCGCTCAATAGGCGCTTCCTGGGCGAAATTAGGGAAAACCTCGTCCATGACGCGGCTGTAGAAAACACCACCCGAGAGGTTCTTCGATCCGGGCTCGGTGCCGCGCTCGAGAAGAAGGACCTCGTGTCCCTCCCGCGCGAGCGCTGTGGCAACCACGCACCCAGCCACACCAGCGCCAACAACGATGACGTCAAAATCGTATTCCATTACAGTCCTTTCGGATGTCCTGGATACGAGCCTATCAATCCTCCACGGAAGGAACGCTATTTCTTAAGCTCCTCGACCATCTTCGGCAACACCTCGTACAGGTTGCCGATTATGCCGTAATCCGCGAGGTCGAAGATCGCCGCCGTTTCGTCGTTGTTGATGACCACGATCGTCTGAGCCCCTCCGATGCCTGCCGTGTGGTGGATTTGTCCTGAAATGCCAACGGCAATGTAGAGATCTGGGCTGACAGTATGACCCGACACGCCGAGATAGGAATCGCGATCAAACCAGCCGTGTCCCTCGACTAGTGGCCTCGTGCAACCGACTTCGCCGCCGATCGCCGCAGCGAGTTGACGCGCAAGATGAAGATCTTCCTTTTCGACGAATCCGCGTCCGACGCCGACAATGCGCGTAGCTGCTGCAAGATTGACGCTGCCGCCTGGGTGAATATCCTCGGCGACGACGCTCACGTCATAGCCAGTGCGCTCCACGACGTCGCCCTCCACCGCAGCGTCGATGGCGTCTCCTTCTGAGACCAGCGCGACCACCGGGCCGGCGAACTCGACCGTCTCGTGCACCAGGCCCCCGAAACGGCCGACGGTTGCCCGGCCCGGCTCGAGAGCGCGAACGTTGCGCACGATCGGCGCACCCTTTGCGGCGCACAGAGCCCCAGCAAGCGAACGACCAGCAGCGTTATTGGCCACCAGGATGAGGTCGCCTTCCTGGGCGTCGACCTCCGCCACGACGGCAGGAGCCAGCGCCTCGGCCGGCACGCCGGCACTGACCAGGCGGATCACCCGATCTACTCCCCCAACGTGCGCATCTCCGACGACGACAGCGACCGTCTCACCCTGCGCCAACGCTACCAGCTGGGAAATCTCAGAAACCGTAGTCACAATCCAGGTAGTCATTACAGCACCCCGTCCTCGCGCAGAGCAGCTACAAGCTCGGCGGCAGTTCCATACATCTTCCCCTCACGCTCACGCTTGGCAGGGCGCTCGCGACCAACCACGTTCAAGGCCGCACCGGAGGCCTCCACATCCGCGGCGCCGAGTACCTCGACCGGCTTCTTGCCTGCCGCCAGGATGTCCTTCATCGACGGCACGGCCGGGCTTGTCGCATCCGATGTAGTGGCGACGACGGCGCGGCCAGTCACCTTGAGCGTGCGAGTTCCGCCCTTAATCCGCTGGGTCAGGAGGTAGCCACCCTCAGTTGGCTCCACCCGAGTAACATCGAGAATGGCTGGCCAACCGAGGTATCCCGCGATAAGTGCGGGGGTCACACCGGCGGCCTCATCCACCGACGAATCCGCTGTCAATACGAGCGAGACATCGCCCACCTTCTTCACGAGCTCCGCCAATGCAGCGCCCACCTGGGTGGCTGACCAGTCTGCGACGACGTCGTCAGCCAGCAGGATACCGCGGTCAAAACCACGTGACATGGCATTCTTACGCGCGATAGGAGAAGCAATTTGGGCGTTGCCAACCGAAATGCCCACAAGCTCGGTGCCGACAGCAGTGGCTATCCGCCTGCCCATCTCCATCGCCACCGGGTCAGACTCGGATACGGCAGCCTTCGCACGGCTCCAGTCAATCGCGCCATCTGCAAGAACCTTCGCGTCTTGCGGATTGGGCGCATACTTATAGGCCACAACAATGCTCACGTTGTTCTCCCCTTCATGTTCTTCGACCACATTATGGCGTGGGTCTGACGCCTGTCACGCGCCGGGCGTGAGCTTTCATCTCTTGGCTAAGAATGTGGGGTGCGATGGAACCATCGCACCCCACAGCCGTGCTATGAGCGTTTACTCCTGGCCAACGCGAACGCGCTTGAAACCAGTGATGGTGGCACCGGCGGCCTTCGCCACCTGACCTACCGACTGCTTCGGATCGCGAGCGTACGCCTGGTCGAGCAGGCAGACCTGCTTGAAGTAACCCTTAAGACGGCCCTCAACGATCATCGGGACAGCCTTTTCCGGCTTGCCCTCGGCAATGGTCATCTCGGTAGCAATACGACGCTCGTTGTCGATATCCTCAGCCGGGACGTCCGCCTCAGACAGGTATGCCGGAGACATGGCGGCGATGTGGACGGCGACGTCGTGGGCAATCTCCTTGCCAGCGGCGTCGGTCGCAATGAGAACTGCGACCTGGGCGGGCAGGTCTACGGCCGTCTTGTGCATGTAGGCTTCGACGTGTTCGCCTGCAAGGTACTCGACCGCGCCGACGCCGAGCTTCTCGCCGATGATGCCGATCATGTTATCGACGGCGTCCTTGACGGTGCCCTCGGCGTGAGCAGCTGCGAGAACCTCATCCTTCGTCTTGGCACCAGCCGCGACGGCGGCGGCCAGGATCCCCTCGGCGAAGTTGATGAACTTCTCGTTCTTCGCCACGAAGTCGGTCTCAGCGTTGACCTCGAGGATGAGTCCGAACATGCCCTCCGCGTTCTCACCAATGTGGGACAGCACCAGACCATTGGAAGCCGTGCGGCCTTCGCGCTTGGCAGCAACCTTCAGACCCTTCAGACGGAGCAACTCCTCAGCCTTGGCGGTGTCGCCATCGGACTCGGCAAGAGCCTTCTTGACGTCCATCATGCCAGCGCCGGTCTTCTCACGAAGAGCCTTGATATCTGCAACGGTAAAGTTAGCCATATTTTCTTCCTTAGGCGTTGTCGGTGGTCTCGGCCGGAGCTTCCGCAGCGGCGGAGGCCTCCTGCTCCTGAGCAGCTTCAGCAACCGGAGCCTCGTCGCCCTCGAGGAGCTCGCGCTCCCACTCGGGCATAGGCTCGTCGGCGCCCTTGCCAGCAGTGCCGCGGGCAACGAGGCCCTCAGCGACGGCGTCGGCAACCACGCGGGTGAGGATCTCGATGGAACGAATCGCGTCGTCATTACCGGGGATACCGTATTCGACGTCGTCGGGATCGCAGTTGGTGTCGAGGATCGCGCACACGGCCATGTTGAGCTTGTGTGCTTCGGCGACAGCGAGGTGCTCCTTGTTGGTGTCCACGATCCAGATAGCGGAGGGAACCTTGCCCATGTCGCGGATGCCGCCGAGGGTGCGCTCGAGCTTCTCCTTCTCGCGGCGCATCATAAGCAGTTCCTTCTTGGTGCGGCCAGAGCCTGCGACGTCGTCAAAGTCAATGAGCTCGAGCTCCTTGAGACGCTGGATGCGCGCGTTGACAGTGGAGAAATTGGTCAGCATACCGCCGAGCCAACGCTCGTTGACGTAGGGCATGCCCACGCGCTCGGCCTGCTCGCGGATCGGGCGCTGAGCCTGGCGCTTAGTGCCAACGAAAAGGACATTACCGCCGTGGGCGACGGTCTCCTTGATGAACTCGTAGGCGCGGTTGATGTCGTCAACCGTCTTACGCAGATCAATGATGTAGATGCCGTTGCGATCATTGAGGATGAAACGCTTCATCTTGGGGTTCCAGCGACGGGTCTGGTGCCCGAAGTGGACGCCGGCTTCAAGCAGCTGGCGCATAGAAACGACTGCCATGGTCGTCCTTTCTCACAGCGCGATAATCGCGCTTATTTCTCGGTTTCTCGTCGACCACACCTTGTGGTCAACCCTGGTGCCCCATCCCGCGCAATCCATCGGACCGATGCGCGGGAGGCTTTTCAGCGAGCGAGCACGCGTAGTCTGCCATTTTGTGACAGCTCGCCCAGTTTATCGGCCGTAAGCGGCGATTTCCAAGACAAAATCCTGGTGCTTTCGGTGGTGTTGCCTACATCTCTCCAGCCACGCCACGAGCTGACATTTTACTACTTGCAGTGCACAATAATCCCGGTCGGTGTTTTGTGACAGGGAGGCGTAGCGTGGATCCCGAAGTTCTGTTCCGCATTGTGGATGTGGCAGGTGTGATCGCCTACGGCGTGATCGGAGCATCTTTGGCGCGCAGGCTCAATTACGATCTGATCGGCTATCTCACCCTGGGCATTGTCAATGCGCTCGGCGGCGGCATGATTCGTGACTCCCTTCTCGGTACGGGCTTTCCCGTGGCGCTGACCGATCCGTGGTACCTCGCTGGTGCTATCGGGGCATCAGTCTTCGCCTATCTGGTTCCGCTCGAGAGCCAGTGGTCCCGCCGGAGTCTAGTGCTCGCCGACGTCCTTGCTCTGGGGTGCTGGTCAGCCACCGGGGCGTCTAAGGGTATTTCCGCTGGCCTTGCCCCAATTCCCTCGATTTTCCTCGGTGTGACGACGGCCGTCGCAGGCGGCGTCATGCGCGATATCATCGTGCGTCAAACACCCGCTATCTTCGGTTCCAATCCGTTGTATGCCACTTTCTCCATCGTTGCGGCGGGAGTCATGGTGATCTTCCAGCGGAACGACATGTATGAAGTGGGCATGGGACTATCTATTCTCATTTGCCTGATCTTCGGCCTGGCGGCCAGGCGGTACCGCTGGGTGCTCCCCGTGCGCCAGATGAACCTGCTGGCAGATTCTCGCCGGGTGTTTAAGCGCGAGCACATGACCAATCTGCGCCGCCGTTCCCGCCGCAAGGCCACTGAACCGGACGCGTAAGTTTTCCACACGACGCCGCAGCGTAAGTCGCGTCCACATTCGCCGCCCTGCGCGCGGCAAGCCCGTGCCAAATCTGTCAGCCTAGATCTATGAAGAAGATTCTCCTCGCGCTCGGTCTGGTCTCCGTTGGTGGCGCTCTTGCACTCAGCGTACCGTCATCGGTGCCTGCAGCTGTGTCTCCTCCCACTATTACGGTGCCCACAGTTCACGTCCACTACGGCTGGCCATCTGGCGCACAAGTAGATGTGCTGCGCCCTTTCGCGCCCGGTGCGCAAAACTGGCTATCCGGC from Trueperella pyogenes includes these protein-coding regions:
- the pyrH gene encoding UMP kinase, which produces MDQPERRRRVLLKLSGEVFGGGEVGLDTSVLTRVAGEIAEAVKDGVQVGIVVGGGNFFRGAELQEAGMDRARADYMGMLGTVINAVALQDILESAGVPSRVQTAITMAQVAEAYIPLRAIRHLEKGRVVIFGAGAGMPYFSTDTVSAQRALELGCDELLVGKNGVDGVYSADPRTDPTAVKLDHLTYEEALRDGLRVVDAAAFSLCQDNGMTMRVFGMVEPGNVTRALRGENIGTLVTKN
- a CDS encoding RNA-binding S4 domain-containing protein, which gives rise to MEQVRIDQWLWAVRQTKTRSAATAACRAGHVRINDEPAKAAAKVKTGDVVRYRVQGWDRILKVEKLIAKRVGAPVAREAYTDLTPERPKVYLPVMQRERGAGRPTKRERRELDRLFGRDSNFGRMR
- a CDS encoding MFS transporter, which encodes MSPHAIRQPNQPTENPRYIRVAGSDRTYDRNKLLVVLLLPLMMTLLQVSSVNNILTSLARALSASDSQIQWVLSGYALAVGIVLVPAGRLGDMFGRSSAFIVGMAIFTLSSLFVGLSSDPTLLSSMRIIQGAGAGILAPQTTGLIQRYFVGQARAKAFALFGLVVSMSVAAGPLMSGGLVGILGEDLGWRWSFIINFPIGVGGLLLAILWLPFGNEHRHVGINRAAARSEYIEMQQREGRFYRRPKIDLDPLGMVLLALSVLGIMLPFMSTGWVFAWVLLPAGCMLLCLWVAWEASYKKRGHEPMVDLGLFSIRTFSWSSAVSAFVFLGTTSFFVILAMFLQRAINVSALEVGLVTLPNALMSAYAAMWAGKRALLQGRSLQVFAFLLMLAGVVGAGCTVWTIQHGFSHWWLMLPVAILGFGQGVMGSANQTQAMLDIPAEHGGTAGGIIQTVQRITTAIGIAMITGVFFWIQRSYGDTQGSYVAVYIVCVLIMLTLFFGLVAAVMFWREGRKRR
- a CDS encoding ferredoxin family protein, which encodes MAFNPGSVNERLLKNVFHTDSTPHIEVNQELARRTGTGKRLVAVCPAHVYSEEADGTISVEFAGCLECGTCLAVADPGTLRWVYPEGGMGVEYREG
- a CDS encoding FAD-dependent oxidoreductase; this encodes MDRLVSRTSERTVMEYDFDVIVVGAGVAGCVVATALAREGHEVLLLERGTEPGSKNLSGGVFYSRVMDEVFPNFAQEAPIERVITRNTLSLLNATSALNVDYWDQRLASPVNAVSVLRARLDPWLAAQAEEAGVSVVSGIKVDRLLRGDTHFYGIAAGGEEMTAKVIIAADGVNSFLAQEAGVRPKQPVKHLGLGVKSVIKIGEEAVRERFNLTGGEGAAYALVGDATMGVPGGGFMYTNRDSVSIGVVLMLEKLTESGLASSDIHDHLLRHPFTAPFLKDGELLEYGCHLVAEGGEVMQEGIVHDGLILIGDAAGFTLNTGLTVRGMDLAAGSALAAAKAVDAALDKGDWSRLTLQAYVAEYSKTFVGKDMHTYRHAPAFLENDPIIFGRAGQLAADIFYGVYNHDLTPRKRLAKVVLDVVKNSPVRLSELAKTGYNALRAL
- a CDS encoding electron transfer flavoprotein subunit alpha/FixB family protein, whose translation is MTTWIVTTVSEISQLVALAQGETVAVVVGDAHVGGVDRVIRLVSAGVPAEALAPAVVAEVDAQEGDLILVANNAAGRSLAGALCAAKGAPIVRNVRALEPGRATVGRFGGLVHETVEFAGPVVALVSEGDAIDAAVEGDVVERTGYDVSVVAEDIHPGGSVNLAAATRIVGVGRGFVEKEDLHLARQLAAAIGGEVGCTRPLVEGHGWFDRDSYLGVSGHTVSPDLYIAVGISGQIHHTAGIGGAQTIVVINNDETAAIFDLADYGIIGNLYEVLPKMVEELKK
- a CDS encoding electron transfer flavoprotein subunit beta/FixA family protein translates to MSIVVAYKYAPNPQDAKVLADGAIDWSRAKAAVSESDPVAMEMGRRIATAVGTELVGISVGNAQIASPIARKNAMSRGFDRGILLADDVVADWSATQVGAALAELVKKVGDVSLVLTADSSVDEAAGVTPALIAGYLGWPAILDVTRVEPTEGGYLLTQRIKGGTRTLKVTGRAVVATTSDATSPAVPSMKDILAAGKKPVEVLGAADVEASGAALNVVGRERPAKREREGKMYGTAAELVAALREDGVL
- the tsf gene encoding translation elongation factor Ts, giving the protein MANFTVADIKALREKTGAGMMDVKKALAESDGDTAKAEELLRLKGLKVAAKREGRTASNGLVLSHIGENAEGMFGLILEVNAETDFVAKNEKFINFAEGILAAAVAAGAKTKDEVLAAAHAEGTVKDAVDNMIGIIGEKLGVGAVEYLAGEHVEAYMHKTAVDLPAQVAVLIATDAAGKEIAHDVAVHIAAMSPAYLSEADVPAEDIDNERRIATEMTIAEGKPEKAVPMIVEGRLKGYFKQVCLLDQAYARDPKQSVGQVAKAAGATITGFKRVRVGQE
- the rpsB gene encoding 30S ribosomal protein S2; the encoded protein is MAVVSMRQLLEAGVHFGHQTRRWNPKMKRFILNDRNGIYIIDLRKTVDDINRAYEFIKETVAHGGNVLFVGTKRQAQRPIREQAERVGMPYVNERWLGGMLTNFSTVNARIQRLKELELIDFDDVAGSGRTKKELLMMRREKEKLERTLGGIRDMGKVPSAIWIVDTNKEHLAVAEAHKLNMAVCAILDTNCDPDDVEYGIPGNDDAIRSIEILTRVVADAVAEGLVARGTAGKGADEPMPEWERELLEGDEAPVAEAAQEQEASAAAEAPAETTDNA
- a CDS encoding trimeric intracellular cation channel family protein, whose amino-acid sequence is MDPEVLFRIVDVAGVIAYGVIGASLARRLNYDLIGYLTLGIVNALGGGMIRDSLLGTGFPVALTDPWYLAGAIGASVFAYLVPLESQWSRRSLVLADVLALGCWSATGASKGISAGLAPIPSIFLGVTTAVAGGVMRDIIVRQTPAIFGSNPLYATFSIVAAGVMVIFQRNDMYEVGMGLSILICLIFGLAARRYRWVLPVRQMNLLADSRRVFKREHMTNLRRRSRRKATEPDA